In one window of Sciurus carolinensis chromosome X, mSciCar1.2, whole genome shotgun sequence DNA:
- the Araf gene encoding serine/threonine-protein kinase A-Raf encodes MEPPRGPPANGAEPSRAVGTVKVYLPNKQRTVVTVRDGMSVYDSLDKALKVRGLNQDCCVVYRLIKGRKTVTAWDTAIAPLDGEELIVEVLEDVPLTMHNFVRKTFFSLAFCDFCLKFLFHGFRCQTCGYKFHQHCSSKVPTVCVDMSTNRRQIYHSVQDLSGGSRQHEAPSNCPPNEPLTPHGPSPCIQHQDREHFPFPASANAPLQRIRSTSTPNVHMVSTTAPMDSSLMQLTGQSFGTNAAGSRGGGDGGPRGSPSPASVSSGRKSPHSKSPSEQRERKSLADEKKKVKNLGYRDSGYYWEVPPSEVQLLKRIGTGSFGTVFRGRWHGDVAVKVLKVAQPTAEQAQAFKNEMQVLRKTRHVNILLFMGFMTRPGFAIITQWCEGSSLYHHLHVADTRFDMVQLIDVARQTAQGMDYLHAKNIIHRDLKSNNIFLHEGLTVKIGDFGLATVKTRWSGAQPLEQPSGSVLWMAAEVIRMQDPNPYSFQSDVYAYGVVLYELMTGSLPYSHIGSRDQIIFMVGRGYLSPDLSKISSNCPKAMRRLLSDCLKFQREERPLFPQILATIELLQRSLPKIERSASEPSLHRTQADELPACLLSAARLVP; translated from the exons ATGGAGCCGCCACGGGGCCCCCCTGCCAATGGGGCTGAGCCGTCCCGGGCAGTGGGCACCGTCAAAGTGTACCTACCCAACAAGCAACGCACGGTG gtGACTGTCCGGGATGGCATGAGTGTCTACGACTCACTAGACAAGGCCCTCAAGGTGCGAGGCCTTAATCAGGATTGCTGTGTGGTTTACAGACTTATCAAAGG GCGAAAGACAGTCACTGCCTGGGACACAGCCATTGCCCCCCTAGATGGTGAGGAACTCATTGTGGAGGTCCTGGAGGATGTGCCGCTGACCATGCACAATTTT GTACGGAAGACATTCTTCAGCCTGGCGTTCTGTGACTTCTGCCTTAAGTTTCTGTTCCATGGCTTCCGCTGCCAAACCTGTGGCTACAAGTTCCACCAGCATTGTTCCTCCAAGGTTCCCACAGTCTGTGTTGACATGAGTACCAACCGCCGACA GATCTACCACAGTGTTCAAGATTTGTCCGGAGGCTCCAGACAGCACGAGGCTCCCTCAAACTGCCCCCCAAATGAGCCGCTAACCCCCCATGGTCCCAG CCCCTGCATTCAGCACCAAGACCGGGAGCACTTCCCCTTCCCTGCCTCAGCCAACGCCCCCCTGCAGCGCATCCGCTCCACGTCCACTCCCAACGTCCACATGGTCAGCACCACAGCTCCCATGGACTCCAGCCTCATGCAG CTCACTGGCCAGAGTTTCGGCACCAATG CTGCTGGTAGtagaggtggtggtgatggaggccCACGggggagccccagcccagccagcGTGTCCTCGGGGAGGAAGTCCCCACATTCCAAGTCACCTTCAGAACAACGAGAGCGGAAGTCCTTGGCCgatgaaaagaagaaagtg AAGAACCTCGGGTACCGGGACTCAGGCTATTACTGGGAGGTGCCACCCAGCGAGGTGCAGCTGCTGAAGAGGATTGGGACGGGCTCATTTGGAACCGTGTTTCGTGGGCGGTGGCATGGTGATGTGGCCGTGAAGGTGCTCAAGGTAGCCCAACCCACTGCTGAGCAGGCCCAGGCCTTCAAGAACGAGATGCAGGTGCTCAG GAAGACGCGGCATGTCAACATCTTGCTGTTCATGGGCTTCATGACCCGGCCAGGATTTGCTATCATCACACAGTGGTGTGAGGGCTCCAGCCTCTACCACCACCTGCATGTAGCTGACACGCGCTTCGACATGGTCCAGCTAATTGACGTGGCCAGGCAGACTGCCCAGGGCATGGA CTACCTCCATGCCAAGAACATCATCCACCGAGACCTCAAGTCTAACA ACATCTTCCTGCATGAGGGGCTCACAGTGAAGATCGGCGACTTTGGCCTGGCCACAGTGAAGACGCGATGGAGTGGGGCCCAACCCTTGGAGCAACCCTCAGGCTCTGTGCTTTGGATG GCAGCTGAGGTGATCCGTATGCAGGACCCGAATCCCTACAGTTTCCAGTCAGACGTCTATGCCTACGGGGTTGTGCTGTATGAGCTCATGACGGGCTCACTGCCATACAGCCACATTGGCAGCCGTGATCAG ATCATCTTCATGGTAGGCCGTGGCTATCTGTCTCCAGACCTCAGCAAAATCTCCAGTAACTGCCCCAAGGCCATGCGGCGCCTGCTGTCTGACTGCCTCAAGTTCCAGCGGGAGGAGCGGCCCCTCTTCCCCCAG ATCCTGGCCACGATTGAGCTGCTGCAACGGTCACTCCCCAAGATTGAACGGAGTGCCTCTGAACCCTCCTTGCACCGCACCCAGGCTGATGAGTTGCCTGCCTGCCTCCTCAGCGCAGCCCGCCTTGTGCCTTAG